A stretch of Chitinophaga caeni DNA encodes these proteins:
- a CDS encoding prephenate dehydrogenase: MIVTIVGVGLIGGSLALSLKEKGIADRIIGADNHNENLQKALSLNIIDEAAALEDAFDRSDLVVLAIPVDALLKVMPGLMDRAGKQVIMDVGSTKEKILELVAGHPNRGRFVAAHPMAGTEYSGPEAAVQHLFKGKTMVLCDVKHSDDDALEMIEEMVDKLHMRLVYMNAEEHDLHTAYVSHISHITSFALALTVLEKEKEKGRIFELASGGFESTVRLAKSSPDMWVPIFKHNRNNVLDVLDEHIHQLEQMRDLLKSEDYDTFYKLIQKSNKIKRILK, encoded by the coding sequence ATGATCGTAACAATAGTAGGTGTCGGTTTAATAGGTGGTTCGCTTGCCCTGAGTTTGAAAGAAAAGGGTATCGCGGATCGTATCATCGGTGCCGATAACCATAACGAAAATTTACAAAAAGCCCTTTCGTTGAACATCATCGACGAAGCCGCCGCCTTGGAGGATGCTTTTGACCGATCCGACCTGGTGGTACTGGCCATCCCCGTGGATGCTTTGCTGAAAGTGATGCCGGGATTGATGGACCGGGCTGGCAAGCAAGTGATCATGGACGTTGGTTCAACCAAGGAAAAAATATTGGAACTCGTTGCTGGTCATCCCAACAGGGGGCGCTTCGTGGCTGCCCACCCGATGGCCGGCACCGAGTATAGCGGTCCGGAAGCCGCGGTGCAACACCTTTTCAAGGGTAAAACAATGGTGCTTTGCGATGTGAAACATAGTGATGATGATGCCCTTGAAATGATAGAAGAAATGGTGGATAAGTTGCATATGCGCCTGGTATATATGAACGCGGAAGAGCATGACCTGCACACCGCTTACGTTTCCCATATCTCGCATATCACGTCCTTTGCATTGGCATTAACGGTTTTAGAGAAAGAGAAGGAGAAAGGCCGGATTTTTGAATTGGCCAGCGGTGGTTTTGAATCTACCGTTCGCTTGGCAAAAAGTTCCCCGGATATGTGGGTACCGATTTTCAAGCACAACCGCAATAATGTGCTCGATGTGTTGGATGAGCATATCCACCAACTGGAACAGATGCGGGACTTATTGAAATCGGAAGACTATGATACTTTCTACAAGCTGATCCAGAAATCAAATAAAATCAAACGCATACTGAAATAA
- a CDS encoding chorismate mutase produces MEQVLTRTKFADPSSDKKPLIISGPCSAESEEQVLATALALAKTGKVDVLRAGIWKPRTRPGSFEGIGTKGLPWLQKAKELTGLPLAVEVATAKQVEDALHFGVDILWVGARTTVNPFSVQEVADALKGVDKTVLIKNPINPDLELWIGAVERIQKAGIKELGLIHRGFSSYGNTEYRNAPMWHLAIELKRRHPELPMICDPSHICGKRDTLQAVAQEAIDLDYDGLMLESHVDPDNAWSDAKQQVTPERLAEILDSIVWRREHSDQKEFNVALEKLRAQINQIDDEIMLLLGNRMKVAEKIGLYKKENNITILQTNRWNEILERSIQKGDKLGLTKEFILKYFDAVHLESINRQNKVMNEQ; encoded by the coding sequence ATGGAACAAGTATTAACACGAACAAAATTCGCAGATCCTTCTTCAGACAAGAAACCTTTAATCATTTCGGGGCCTTGCAGCGCGGAGTCGGAAGAACAAGTGTTGGCTACTGCATTGGCTTTAGCTAAAACCGGTAAAGTTGATGTATTGCGCGCCGGTATTTGGAAACCACGTACCCGTCCCGGATCATTTGAAGGTATCGGCACGAAGGGATTACCTTGGCTGCAAAAGGCTAAAGAACTTACCGGGCTGCCCTTAGCTGTTGAGGTTGCTACCGCTAAACAAGTGGAAGATGCGTTGCATTTTGGTGTTGATATTTTATGGGTAGGCGCCCGTACCACCGTGAACCCGTTTTCGGTTCAAGAAGTGGCAGACGCACTGAAAGGTGTAGATAAAACGGTTTTAATCAAGAACCCGATCAACCCCGATTTGGAATTGTGGATCGGCGCTGTTGAAAGAATCCAGAAAGCAGGTATCAAGGAATTAGGCTTGATTCACCGCGGTTTTTCCAGCTACGGTAATACCGAGTACAGGAATGCGCCGATGTGGCACCTGGCCATCGAATTAAAACGTCGCCATCCCGAATTACCGATGATCTGCGATCCTAGCCATATCTGCGGTAAGAGAGATACTTTGCAGGCTGTTGCCCAGGAAGCGATCGACTTGGATTACGATGGTTTGATGCTGGAATCTCATGTTGATCCGGATAATGCCTGGAGTGATGCAAAACAACAAGTAACGCCTGAACGTTTGGCCGAAATCCTCGATAGTATCGTTTGGAGACGCGAGCATTCCGATCAGAAAGAGTTTAACGTTGCATTGGAGAAATTGAGGGCGCAAATCAACCAGATCGACGATGAGATCATGTTGTTGTTGGGCAACCGTATGAAAGTGGCAGAAAAAATCGGTTTGTACAAGAAGGAGAATAACATCACCATCTTGCAAACAAACCGTTGGAACGAAATCTTGGAACGCAGCATCCAGAAAGGTGATAAGCTCGGGTTGACCAAGGAGTTTATCCTCAAGTATTTCGACGCGGTTCACTTGGAATCCATCAACCGCCAGAATAAAGTGATGAACGAACAATAA
- the aroB gene encoding 3-dehydroquinate synthase, whose amino-acid sequence MKTLQFKFQQHVCDYYLGEQLANLGKYANPERSVIIIDENVDQHHGQVLEGWRKLVIPEGEKHKSLAVLQQIIDGLIELEADRKTMLVGIGGGVITDLTGFVASVYMRGMPFGFVPTTLLAQVDASIGGKNGVNHGKYKNMIGTINQPNFLLFDYSLPATMPAEEWHNGFAEVIKYACIYDAGLFDYLEQNKDAALHGDVSVLEFLVERSVEIKTKIVLEDEFETGSRRLLNFGHTLGHAVEKIEQIPHGNAVAIGMVAASKFSEQLTGFPQNDTNRIIRLITDYHLPVTLTSDKEEVYNIFKLDKKRENEVIHFVLLEAIGKAKTHPVPLQELKQMLDEI is encoded by the coding sequence ATGAAAACGTTGCAGTTTAAGTTCCAACAGCATGTTTGTGATTATTATCTAGGAGAGCAGTTGGCAAATTTAGGAAAGTATGCGAACCCCGAAAGAAGCGTGATCATAATAGATGAAAACGTGGATCAACATCATGGGCAAGTGTTGGAAGGTTGGCGGAAACTGGTCATCCCCGAAGGGGAAAAACATAAGTCGTTAGCCGTTTTGCAACAAATCATAGATGGCTTGATCGAGCTGGAAGCAGATCGTAAAACGATGCTCGTAGGAATCGGCGGTGGCGTGATTACCGATCTTACAGGTTTCGTGGCCAGCGTTTACATGAGGGGGATGCCCTTCGGCTTTGTTCCTACAACCTTGCTCGCGCAGGTCGATGCTTCTATCGGTGGTAAAAATGGTGTCAATCATGGGAAATACAAGAACATGATCGGGACAATAAACCAGCCCAATTTTCTTTTGTTCGATTATTCCCTTCCTGCTACGATGCCGGCAGAGGAATGGCATAACGGTTTTGCAGAAGTCATCAAATATGCTTGTATCTATGATGCTGGCTTGTTTGATTACCTGGAACAAAACAAGGATGCCGCCTTGCATGGAGATGTTTCCGTATTAGAGTTCTTGGTAGAACGTTCGGTGGAGATTAAAACGAAGATCGTTCTCGAAGATGAATTTGAAACCGGGAGCCGCAGGTTGTTGAACTTCGGTCACACCCTGGGGCATGCAGTGGAGAAGATTGAGCAAATTCCGCATGGAAATGCCGTAGCAATAGGTATGGTGGCTGCGTCGAAGTTCTCCGAGCAATTGACCGGTTTCCCTCAAAACGACACCAACCGCATTATCCGCCTGATCACTGATTACCATCTTCCCGTTACGTTGACCAGCGATAAAGAAGAAGTTTATAACATCTTCAAACTGGATAAGAAAAGGGAAAATGAGGTCATACATTTTGTTTTACTGGAAGCGATCGGCAAGGCGAAGACCCATCCCGTGCCGCTACAGGAATTGAAACAGATGTTGGACGAAATCTAA
- the aroA gene encoding 3-phosphoshikimate 1-carboxyvinyltransferase → MKVSISPSTINGHITANPSKSAMQRAVAAALLAKGKSSIYNPGLSNDCLAAMDVVEKLGATVERFPDHVEITSNGVQPVNPEINCGESGLGIRMFTPITALSDQTITIKGHGSLTTRPMDFFEKVLPQVGVSCTTNDGKLPLVIKGPIQPRDITIDGSLSSQFLTGMLMAYGANAENVSIKVGDLKSKPYVDLTLQIMAHFGVKVANENFETFRFGARQAYKAKDYTVEGDWSGAAFLLVAAAVAGKAEVHHLNTQSAQSDKAILQALESAGAQILPGVFTIITAKDKLSPFTFDATDCPDLFPPLVALAANCNGVSTFSGVSRLAHKESDRGITLQEEFAKMGIKIELDGDEMRVHGGTGIKAANVHSRFDHRIAMACAVAALTADGPVVIEEAEAINKSYPEFYDHIAKLGAKVTIEGEVLSH, encoded by the coding sequence ATGAAAGTAAGTATCTCACCATCAACAATTAACGGACATATCACTGCTAATCCCTCGAAAAGCGCCATGCAAAGAGCCGTGGCAGCTGCTTTGCTGGCTAAAGGGAAAAGCTCGATCTATAATCCCGGCCTGAGCAACGATTGTTTGGCTGCCATGGACGTAGTCGAAAAATTAGGCGCTACCGTGGAACGCTTTCCCGATCACGTGGAAATTACATCGAACGGCGTACAACCGGTAAACCCAGAAATCAACTGCGGCGAATCCGGGCTCGGCATCCGAATGTTTACCCCCATCACCGCATTGTCGGACCAAACGATTACAATCAAGGGGCACGGTAGCTTAACTACCCGTCCCATGGACTTCTTCGAGAAAGTTCTCCCGCAGGTTGGGGTAAGCTGTACTACCAACGATGGTAAGTTGCCCCTGGTTATTAAAGGGCCGATTCAACCTAGGGACATTACGATCGACGGTTCTTTGAGCTCCCAGTTCTTAACGGGTATGCTGATGGCCTACGGGGCAAATGCAGAGAATGTTTCGATCAAGGTGGGCGATTTAAAAAGTAAACCCTATGTTGATCTTACATTGCAAATTATGGCGCATTTCGGGGTGAAAGTTGCTAATGAAAACTTCGAGACTTTCCGTTTCGGTGCGCGGCAAGCATATAAAGCGAAAGATTATACGGTGGAAGGTGATTGGAGTGGCGCGGCGTTTTTGCTGGTAGCTGCTGCCGTTGCAGGGAAGGCAGAAGTACATCACCTGAATACCCAGTCAGCACAATCTGATAAGGCAATTTTACAAGCCCTGGAATCTGCCGGGGCGCAAATCTTACCGGGTGTATTTACGATCATCACGGCAAAGGATAAATTATCGCCGTTTACTTTCGATGCAACGGATTGCCCTGATTTATTCCCACCATTGGTAGCTTTAGCTGCAAATTGTAACGGGGTTTCAACATTTTCAGGCGTAAGCCGGTTAGCCCATAAAGAAAGTGACCGCGGCATTACCTTGCAGGAAGAGTTTGCCAAAATGGGTATCAAGATTGAACTAGATGGTGATGAAATGAGGGTACACGGAGGAACAGGTATTAAAGCCGCCAACGTGCATTCACGTTTTGATCACAGGATTGCCATGGCTTGTGCCGTTGCAGCTTTGACTGCCGATGGGCCTGTCGTGATCGAAGAAGCGGAAGCTATCAATAAATCATATCCCGAATTTTACGATCATATCGCGAAGTTGGGCGCAAAGGTAACGATCGAAGGAGAAGTGCTCAGTCATTAA
- a CDS encoding chorismate synthase → MNSFGRIFRVNVFGESHGASVGVNIDGVPAGIPLTQADFLPDLERRKAGAKGTTPRKEDDLPFLKSGVFNDHTTGAPVTILFENNNTRSTDYEKLRQFPRPGHADFVATKKFGGFEDYRGGGHFSGRLTLNLVAAGVIAKKILGPGIEVKARLKEVGGFEDPEKGLEAAIAAKDSVGGIVECVVDGLPIGLGEPFFDSVESNIAHAVFSIPAIKGVEFGAGFAAAKMKGLEHNDAIIDADGHTATNNAGGIVGGITNGNQLVVRVAVKPTSSTPKDQQTLNISSGNVETFSVKGRHDLCIALRVPVVLEAVVAMVLADFMLLEQRRPRTWGQ, encoded by the coding sequence ATGAATAGTTTCGGTAGAATTTTTAGGGTGAATGTTTTCGGGGAATCGCACGGCGCTAGCGTGGGTGTTAATATCGATGGCGTTCCGGCCGGTATCCCGTTAACCCAAGCCGATTTTTTACCTGACCTTGAAAGGCGCAAGGCCGGCGCTAAAGGGACTACGCCCCGTAAAGAAGATGATCTGCCTTTCTTGAAATCCGGGGTGTTTAATGACCATACAACGGGTGCTCCCGTTACTATTCTTTTCGAAAATAATAATACCCGCAGTACCGATTACGAGAAGCTGCGCCAATTTCCAAGACCCGGCCATGCAGATTTTGTGGCTACGAAGAAATTCGGAGGATTTGAAGACTACCGTGGCGGTGGGCATTTCAGTGGTAGACTGACGCTCAACTTGGTGGCTGCAGGGGTAATTGCTAAAAAAATCCTGGGCCCGGGTATTGAAGTAAAAGCGCGTTTGAAAGAAGTGGGTGGTTTTGAAGATCCGGAGAAGGGTTTAGAAGCTGCTATAGCGGCGAAAGACTCCGTTGGAGGCATCGTAGAATGTGTGGTAGATGGTCTGCCCATCGGTTTGGGAGAACCTTTCTTCGATTCGGTTGAATCCAATATTGCGCATGCCGTATTTTCCATTCCAGCCATTAAAGGGGTTGAGTTTGGAGCCGGTTTCGCTGCCGCGAAAATGAAAGGCTTGGAACACAACGATGCGATCATCGATGCTGATGGTCATACCGCTACCAATAATGCCGGTGGTATAGTGGGCGGTATTACAAACGGGAACCAATTGGTGGTACGGGTAGCGGTTAAACCTACGAGCAGTACACCGAAAGATCAACAAACGCTCAATATCAGCAGCGGCAACGTGGAAACATTTAGTGTGAAAGGTAGGCATGACCTATGCATCGCGCTTAGGGTGCCGGTGGTGCTGGAGGCTGTAGTAGCCATGGTATTGGCCGATTTTATGTTGTTGGAACAACGCCGTCCCAGGACCTGGGGGCAATAG
- a CDS encoding DUF2199 domain-containing protein, with translation MNQVSLDFNWEDELPAIAFEAPYQYMILSEQDRSTIAMLEEQSCIIRHEQQTDYFIKALLIQKLVDEEMDLQYQVWVSISEENFRKFTALDPGKAHDEQYFGWLASQIPGYDKTLNLKTVVLYEGENHWPVIIPKENDDSFTRDFYEGIIYDDAVARVEAHIFGNPGE, from the coding sequence ATGAATCAAGTTTCACTTGACTTTAACTGGGAAGATGAGCTTCCCGCCATTGCCTTTGAAGCACCGTACCAGTACATGATTTTATCGGAACAAGATAGGTCAACAATCGCGATGTTGGAAGAACAAAGCTGTATCATCCGCCATGAGCAGCAAACCGATTATTTCATCAAGGCCTTGTTGATACAAAAGCTGGTTGATGAAGAAATGGATTTACAATACCAGGTATGGGTTTCCATCAGTGAAGAAAATTTTCGAAAATTTACGGCCCTCGATCCCGGCAAAGCACACGATGAACAATATTTTGGATGGTTGGCTTCGCAAATCCCCGGCTATGATAAAACGTTGAACTTAAAAACAGTCGTACTATACGAAGGTGAAAATCACTGGCCCGTGATTATTCCAAAGGAAAATGACGACTCATTCACCCGTGACTTTTACGAAGGTATCATTTATGATGATGCGGTAGCCCGGGTTGAAGCCCATATTTTCGGCAATCCCGGGGAATAA
- a CDS encoding outer membrane protein assembly factor BamB family protein, with the protein MIQQLIKILFLIFFPSLLIAQNVVKPIEVDWVFKTGQQIRSTPGIYKNLVIIAGDDGTVHALEQINGKIAWEYPAGSAVRSDLVVDQDRVYVYNTNGNLFALNANNGRLLWEFKTAPNNVLDTWDYYTAAPAFNKSLLFIGDSEGNLFAIQKSNGQPAWQFKTPARIHATAACNDSMVFVGNYSGQLIAIDAKNGHQKWTFQTVGDRYFPNGEIQRGPVLDDGILYFGSRDYNIYAVNAETGRAVWNMKEIGSWIIATPCIDSTQLFVGTSDTHRFYALDKSGGFVKWQLPLNMRAYGTATLYKNRVYFGCFNGKLYGVNKIDGTVEQVFQTEGSKTHYTEVYGADDHFKKGFELYGPDGERSEQKILSLGSILSQPVIKDGKIFVTSTDGNLYAIKIDG; encoded by the coding sequence ATGATACAACAACTCATCAAGATTCTATTCTTGATATTCTTCCCTAGCCTATTGATTGCCCAAAATGTTGTAAAACCGATCGAGGTCGACTGGGTATTTAAAACCGGTCAGCAAATACGCAGCACACCGGGCATCTACAAAAACCTCGTAATCATTGCCGGTGATGATGGCACCGTGCATGCCTTAGAGCAAATCAATGGCAAAATTGCCTGGGAATATCCTGCCGGAAGTGCGGTAAGATCTGATCTTGTAGTAGATCAAGACAGGGTTTATGTCTATAATACAAATGGTAATTTATTTGCCCTAAATGCCAATAATGGCCGATTGTTATGGGAGTTTAAAACGGCGCCCAATAACGTGTTGGATACCTGGGATTATTACACCGCCGCCCCTGCATTTAATAAATCCTTACTATTTATTGGTGACAGTGAAGGAAATCTATTTGCCATACAAAAATCCAACGGTCAACCCGCTTGGCAATTTAAAACCCCAGCCCGTATCCATGCAACAGCAGCTTGTAATGACAGCATGGTATTCGTCGGGAATTACAGCGGTCAACTCATCGCTATAGATGCGAAAAACGGTCATCAAAAATGGACTTTCCAAACGGTTGGTGACCGGTATTTTCCAAATGGAGAGATACAACGTGGCCCAGTATTGGATGATGGCATATTATATTTCGGTAGCCGGGATTATAATATTTATGCCGTGAATGCCGAAACCGGCAGAGCGGTTTGGAATATGAAAGAAATCGGTAGCTGGATCATTGCTACACCTTGCATCGATAGTACCCAGTTATTTGTCGGTACTTCAGATACCCACCGGTTTTACGCCCTCGATAAATCCGGGGGATTTGTAAAATGGCAATTGCCGCTAAATATGCGTGCATATGGAACCGCCACTTTGTATAAAAACCGTGTGTATTTCGGTTGCTTCAACGGTAAGCTTTACGGTGTGAACAAAATAGATGGTACCGTGGAGCAGGTCTTCCAAACAGAAGGTTCCAAAACCCATTATACAGAGGTGTACGGCGCCGATGATCATTTTAAAAAAGGATTTGAACTTTATGGTCCGGACGGGGAGCGCTCCGAACAAAAGATTTTATCTTTGGGTAGCATACTCTCACAACCCGTCATCAAAGATGGTAAGATTTTCGTGACAAGCACCGATGGAAATCTTTACGCCATTAAGATCGACGGCTAA
- a CDS encoding DinB family protein, translating to MPRPNPSDYPSFYDRYVALAQGDDVVKSMLEHTETYIAFLSSIPGNKLEYRYAPGKWTIPEILRHIIDTERVFIYRALVFARKDNVPLPGFDQDAYAAAVQVNAGDWDALIEEFKFLRHASISLFKSFPAETLNNIGTVNGNKVNVNSIGFIIMGHPVAHQQVIEEKYL from the coding sequence ATGCCTCGTCCAAACCCTTCAGATTACCCCAGTTTCTACGATCGTTATGTTGCTTTAGCCCAAGGAGACGATGTAGTAAAATCCATGCTAGAGCATACGGAAACTTATATTGCCTTTTTGTCCAGCATCCCCGGAAATAAACTGGAATACCGATACGCCCCCGGAAAATGGACTATCCCCGAAATTTTAAGACATATAATCGATACTGAACGGGTTTTTATTTACAGGGCGCTTGTATTCGCAAGAAAAGACAATGTTCCGTTACCCGGTTTTGATCAAGATGCTTATGCCGCCGCCGTGCAAGTAAATGCAGGTGACTGGGATGCGTTGATCGAAGAATTTAAATTCCTGAGACATGCGAGCATATCACTCTTCAAATCTTTCCCGGCAGAAACACTCAATAATATCGGTACTGTCAATGGAAATAAAGTAAATGTGAATAGCATCGGCTTCATTATTATGGGTCACCCCGTAGCACATCAACAAGTGATCGAGGAAAAATATCTATAA
- a CDS encoding CocE/NonD family hydrolase gives MKKWFLLILFSIVVTEGIAQDAAIDEAWMREHYTKREFYIPMRDGVRLFTAVYMPKDRSTKHPVLMSRTPYSCAPYGEEHYAAIWKKYHAHYLAEGYIMVMQDVRGRWMSEGTFVNVRPFNPNKRNKHDIDEASDTYDTIDWLVNNVDNNNGNVGVFGISYPGFYSTMAALSGHPALKAVSPQAPVTNWFIGDDFHHNGAFFQMDAFAFYTSFGQPRPLPTTKGPKRFEYYTKDNYKFYLEAGSLEGLTKLMGDSIAFWKDLMSHGNYDTWWQERNVSAFVKNIQPATLVVGGLFDAEDCYGAWQTYKSIEKLSPNANNRIVMGPWYHGQWASKDGSTLGHLHFDSNTAKWYQENIEIPFFDYYLAGKGSEPDLAEATIFFTGENQWRRLPQWPMSSAQSKALYFHTGGILDFKEPVDRNSATEYVSDPSKPVPYVNEIHHTRTISYMTDDQRFASRRPDVITFQTGVLEQDVTIAGPVVADLIASVSSTDADFVVKLIDVFPDDFSYNEPEAPTAHSRLTSSTYPMGGYEALVRGEVLRGKFRDSFEKPSPFSPNKPTQVKFTLPDVAHTFKKGHRIMIQVQSSWFPLVDRNPQQFMDIYHAQPGDFKKATIKLYHDRKNASKIWLPILK, from the coding sequence ATGAAAAAATGGTTCTTGTTAATCCTGTTTAGTATCGTTGTAACGGAAGGTATTGCCCAAGATGCCGCGATTGATGAAGCTTGGATGCGCGAACATTATACCAAACGGGAATTTTATATACCTATGCGCGATGGTGTGCGTTTATTTACGGCCGTATATATGCCGAAGGATAGAAGCACAAAGCATCCCGTTTTAATGAGCCGTACACCGTATTCGTGTGCACCATACGGTGAGGAACATTACGCCGCCATTTGGAAAAAATATCATGCGCATTACCTCGCGGAGGGTTACATAATGGTAATGCAAGATGTTAGGGGAAGATGGATGAGCGAAGGTACTTTTGTGAATGTCCGCCCATTTAACCCGAATAAAAGAAATAAACATGATATAGACGAGGCTAGCGATACTTATGATACGATCGATTGGTTAGTTAATAATGTTGATAACAATAATGGTAATGTAGGGGTATTCGGCATATCTTACCCTGGATTTTATTCCACGATGGCAGCATTAAGTGGTCATCCTGCGTTGAAAGCCGTGAGCCCGCAAGCGCCGGTAACCAACTGGTTTATCGGGGATGATTTTCATCATAACGGCGCATTCTTCCAAATGGATGCATTCGCTTTTTATACTTCATTCGGTCAACCGCGGCCGCTCCCTACTACGAAGGGGCCTAAGCGTTTTGAATATTATACGAAAGATAATTACAAGTTTTACCTGGAAGCAGGCTCGTTGGAGGGATTAACAAAACTGATGGGCGACAGTATCGCCTTCTGGAAAGATCTGATGAGCCACGGGAATTACGACACCTGGTGGCAAGAAAGAAATGTCAGCGCATTCGTTAAAAATATTCAACCGGCAACATTGGTCGTAGGTGGTTTATTTGATGCGGAAGATTGTTACGGCGCCTGGCAAACTTATAAATCAATTGAGAAATTAAGTCCCAATGCAAACAATAGGATCGTCATGGGGCCATGGTATCATGGGCAATGGGCATCCAAGGATGGATCTACCTTAGGTCATTTGCATTTCGATAGCAATACGGCGAAATGGTACCAGGAAAATATCGAGATTCCTTTTTTTGATTATTATTTAGCGGGTAAAGGCAGTGAGCCGGATCTTGCCGAAGCCACTATATTTTTTACAGGGGAGAATCAATGGAGAAGGCTGCCGCAATGGCCTATGAGTTCAGCTCAATCAAAGGCATTGTATTTTCATACCGGGGGAATATTAGACTTTAAAGAGCCCGTAGATAGAAATAGCGCCACGGAGTATGTCAGCGATCCCTCGAAGCCTGTTCCATATGTAAATGAAATACATCATACCCGCACCATCAGCTATATGACTGATGATCAGCGGTTTGCTTCGCGTAGGCCGGATGTTATCACGTTCCAAACCGGGGTTTTAGAGCAGGATGTGACGATTGCAGGGCCGGTGGTTGCCGACTTGATTGCAAGTGTAAGTAGTACTGATGCTGATTTTGTAGTTAAACTAATAGATGTTTTCCCGGATGATTTCAGTTATAATGAACCGGAAGCCCCCACTGCGCATAGCCGGTTAACTTCCAGTACTTACCCGATGGGCGGATACGAAGCATTGGTAAGGGGAGAGGTATTAAGGGGCAAGTTTAGGGATAGTTTTGAAAAGCCAAGCCCGTTTTCTCCAAATAAACCAACGCAGGTGAAGTTTACATTGCCGGATGTAGCGCATACCTTTAAGAAAGGTCACCGTATCATGATACAGGTGCAAAGCTCATGGTTTCCATTAGTGGATCGGAACCCGCAGCAGTTCATGGACATTTACCATGCGCAACCCGGGGATTTTAAAAAGGCTACGATCAAGTTATATCACGACAGGAAGAACGCTTCAAAAATATGGCTGCCAATTTTGAAATAA
- a CDS encoding FKBP-type peptidyl-prolyl cis-trans isomerase, with protein sequence MIRKCLLMGLVALISLPVVAQRKKKSRKRASKEPELVLNSAVDSASYAIGLDIAKNLKANDMDSLNFDLVIHALKAGWSGDSVLLTQEQCEMSISDYLQKMKAEKLAKAKAAGEKFLAENKTKPGVITTASGLQYQVLKEGTGPKPTLNSRVKTHYTGMLLDGTKFDSSVDRGEPITFPVTGVIKGWTEALQLMPVGSKWRLFIPSDLAYGDRGAGGKIKPGDALIFEVELLEIVQ encoded by the coding sequence ATGATTCGCAAATGTTTGCTGATGGGCTTAGTTGCCCTGATAAGTCTGCCAGTAGTGGCACAACGCAAGAAAAAATCAAGAAAGAGGGCGTCTAAAGAGCCCGAGTTGGTGCTCAATTCGGCAGTAGATTCTGCCAGTTATGCAATTGGCTTGGATATTGCTAAAAATTTGAAAGCCAACGATATGGATAGCCTTAATTTTGATTTGGTGATCCATGCTTTAAAAGCAGGTTGGTCCGGAGATTCTGTATTATTGACACAAGAACAATGCGAGATGTCTATTTCTGATTATTTACAAAAGATGAAAGCCGAAAAATTGGCTAAAGCAAAAGCGGCAGGTGAGAAATTCCTTGCCGAAAATAAAACTAAACCCGGTGTCATCACCACAGCCAGCGGGTTACAATACCAGGTATTGAAAGAAGGTACCGGTCCTAAGCCTACCCTGAACAGCAGGGTAAAAACGCACTACACGGGTATGTTGCTAGACGGAACCAAGTTTGATAGCTCTGTTGACAGGGGCGAACCAATTACCTTCCCGGTTACAGGTGTAATTAAGGGTTGGACCGAGGCTTTACAGTTGATGCCTGTCGGTTCAAAATGGAGATTGTTCATTCCGTCTGATCTCGCCTATGGCGACAGGGGCGCAGGCGGTAAGATCAAACCGGGAGATGCATTGATATTCGAAGTTGAATTGTTAGAAATTGTTCAATAA